The uncultured Ilyobacter sp. genome has a segment encoding these proteins:
- a CDS encoding amidohydrolase: MVSMIIKNINILTMNKNKDIIENGVLVIKDNLIFDIGDENLLKKYYCENIIDGEEGILIPGMINTHTHTSMVVFRSLGDDVKNRLKRYLFPLEKILVDKDLVYLGAKYGIMEMLLGGVTTFTDMYYYEDQVARAAKEFGIRGVLGETIVDFPSPDSKEPYGGLEYSKWFIEKWMDDDLITPAVAPHAIYTNDKDSLQKASELSKKYNIPMMMHVAEMGYELEECEKKYNMTPVEYLDSIGVLNERFISAHSILVTEKDIDLLHKKRVGISHNIGANSKGAKGVAPISDMCKRDMKIGLGTDGPMSGNTLDVLTQMPLVGKIHKLFNEDRSIFPANEILEMATIGGARVLNLDHEIGSVEIGKKADLVLFETESLNMQPIYDFYSVLVYSANPGNIDTVIVDGEILVKNKKLFQEKNNPAKIMEELKAIKKKILETADKL; this comes from the coding sequence ATGGTCTCAATGATTATAAAAAATATCAATATCCTCACCATGAATAAAAATAAAGATATTATAGAAAATGGAGTCTTGGTAATCAAGGATAATCTTATATTTGATATCGGTGATGAAAATCTTCTAAAAAAATATTACTGTGAGAATATTATTGACGGAGAAGAGGGAATTTTGATTCCGGGAATGATAAACACCCATACTCACACATCTATGGTTGTATTTAGAAGTCTCGGAGACGATGTCAAGAACCGTCTTAAGAGGTACTTATTTCCTTTGGAAAAAATTCTGGTTGATAAGGACTTGGTATATCTAGGAGCAAAATACGGAATTATGGAGATGCTCTTAGGGGGAGTAACCACTTTTACAGATATGTATTATTATGAAGACCAGGTTGCCAGAGCTGCAAAAGAGTTTGGTATAAGGGGGGTACTAGGAGAAACAATAGTTGATTTCCCTTCTCCTGATTCAAAAGAGCCCTATGGGGGACTTGAGTACAGCAAGTGGTTTATAGAAAAATGGATGGATGACGATCTCATAACTCCCGCAGTGGCTCCCCATGCTATCTATACCAACGATAAGGATTCTTTGCAAAAGGCGTCTGAATTATCAAAAAAATACAACATCCCAATGATGATGCATGTTGCAGAGATGGGATATGAACTTGAAGAATGTGAAAAAAAATATAATATGACACCGGTGGAATATCTAGACAGTATAGGGGTGCTAAACGAAAGATTTATCTCTGCACATTCGATACTGGTGACAGAAAAAGATATAGATTTACTGCATAAAAAAAGAGTCGGGATTTCCCATAACATCGGTGCCAACTCCAAAGGTGCTAAAGGGGTCGCCCCAATTTCAGATATGTGTAAAAGGGATATGAAAATAGGTCTAGGAACTGACGGGCCCATGAGTGGAAATACTTTAGACGTTCTTACTCAGATGCCTTTAGTGGGAAAAATACATAAACTCTTTAATGAAGACCGCAGCATATTCCCGGCTAATGAAATTTTGGAAATGGCCACAATTGGAGGCGCAAGAGTATTGAATTTAGATCATGAGATCGGCTCTGTAGAAATCGGTAAAAAAGCGGATTTAGTTTTATTTGAAACAGAATCTTTAAACATGCAGCCGATTTATGACTTTTATTCAGTTTTAGTCTACTCTGCAAATCCAGGCAATATTGATACTGTTATAGTCGATGGAGAAATCTTGGTAAAAAATAAAAAACTATTTCAAGAAAAAAATAATCCTGCAAAAATAATGGAAGAACTAAAGGCAATTAAAAAAAAGATACTTGAAACTGCAGATAAATTATGA
- a CDS encoding patatin family protein — protein sequence MKGIGLVLEGGGLRGIYTAGVLDFFLEKNLEFNYAVGVSAGAIYPASYVSKQKKGNLYTQMKYLNDKRYMGLKYLLTTGSYINIDFTYKRMAYELVPFDFEAFMNSKINFKVGAFNCRTGKTDYFSKADFLSKEKVLEILIASGSLPYISKEVFIEDEPYLDGGIASPIPIKKSIEDGNSKHVVILTQDSSYKKSPLRYRGMTKLFYRKYPKVASALINRHKVYNESLKILEKLEKSGDVYVIRPEKKLNVARLETDLDKIKKIYSMGIRDAERHYENLLKWIKK from the coding sequence GTGAAGGGGATAGGTCTGGTTCTTGAAGGGGGAGGTTTGAGAGGTATATACACTGCAGGAGTATTGGATTTTTTTCTGGAGAAAAATCTGGAATTTAACTATGCTGTAGGAGTATCTGCAGGAGCAATATATCCCGCCTCATATGTATCCAAACAAAAGAAAGGGAACCTCTATACCCAGATGAAATATCTCAATGATAAGAGATATATGGGGCTGAAATATCTATTGACAACAGGCAGTTATATAAATATAGACTTTACCTATAAAAGGATGGCCTATGAGCTGGTTCCCTTTGATTTTGAAGCTTTTATGAATTCAAAAATTAATTTCAAGGTGGGGGCCTTTAACTGCAGAACAGGTAAAACAGATTATTTTTCTAAGGCAGATTTTTTAAGTAAAGAAAAAGTTTTGGAGATATTAATCGCCTCGGGAAGCCTTCCCTATATCTCAAAAGAGGTTTTTATAGAGGATGAACCCTATCTTGACGGAGGGATAGCCAGTCCCATACCCATCAAAAAATCTATTGAGGACGGGAACTCTAAACATGTGGTTATTCTGACTCAGGACTCATCTTATAAGAAGTCTCCTCTTAGGTATAGGGGGATGACCAAGCTTTTTTACAGGAAATACCCCAAAGTTGCCTCGGCTCTCATCAATAGGCATAAGGTCTATAATGAGTCTCTAAAAATACTGGAAAAACTTGAAAAATCAGGGGATGTATATGTTATCAGACCAGAGAAAAAATTGAATGTCGCAAGATTAGAGACAGATTTAGATAAAATAAAAAAAATTTATAGTATGGGGATTAGAGATGCCGAAAGACATTACGAAAATCTCTTGAAATGGATAAAAAAATAA
- a CDS encoding Gfo/Idh/MocA family oxidoreductase has translation MIRFGIIGTNVITDTFIEAGKKLENFKVTAVYSRTSERAFSFAKKHSIAHTFTDISEMASSQEIDAVYVASPNSLHCSQAVEIMKAGKHVLCEKAMGSTLAEVEEMIKTAQENKVLLMEAMKTTFLPNFKVIEENLPRIGKVRKFYGNYCQYSSRYDKFKNGEILNAFNPKLGGGALMDIGVYLVYADLKLFGKPEEVKCISNVLSSGIDGEGSLLLKHKTSTSVLSYSKVTDSDAPSEIQGELGNIIIEDISRGGSVKLMLRDGTTENLTLNQEENILCYEIDEFISLAMSGKKESKINSHRLALKVAGVLEEARKQSGIIFNDN, from the coding sequence ATGATTAGATTTGGGATAATAGGGACCAATGTTATAACAGATACATTTATAGAGGCGGGGAAAAAACTTGAAAATTTTAAGGTTACGGCAGTTTATTCGAGAACCTCAGAGAGGGCATTCAGTTTTGCCAAAAAACACAGTATTGCCCATACCTTTACAGATATAAGTGAGATGGCTTCTAGCCAGGAGATAGATGCTGTCTATGTGGCCAGCCCGAATTCTCTGCACTGCAGTCAGGCAGTAGAGATCATGAAGGCAGGTAAGCACGTTCTCTGTGAGAAAGCCATGGGATCAACTCTTGCAGAGGTGGAGGAGATGATAAAAACAGCTCAGGAAAATAAAGTCCTTCTCATGGAGGCGATGAAAACAACCTTTCTTCCAAACTTCAAGGTTATAGAGGAAAATCTACCTAGGATAGGTAAGGTGAGAAAATTCTATGGAAATTACTGTCAGTATTCCTCAAGGTACGATAAATTTAAAAATGGAGAAATTTTAAATGCCTTTAATCCAAAATTAGGTGGAGGTGCCTTGATGGATATAGGAGTATATCTTGTATATGCCGATCTGAAGCTTTTTGGAAAGCCGGAAGAGGTAAAGTGCATATCTAATGTTCTTTCATCTGGAATCGACGGAGAGGGAAGCCTTCTTCTCAAGCACAAAACATCTACCTCTGTTCTTTCTTATTCAAAAGTGACAGATTCTGATGCTCCTAGTGAGATACAGGGGGAGCTAGGGAACATAATCATTGAGGATATCTCAAGAGGAGGATCCGTCAAACTAATGCTGAGAGACGGTACAACAGAGAATCTTACCTTAAATCAGGAAGAAAACATACTCTGCTATGAAATTGATGAGTTCATCTCCCTTGCTATGAGTGGGAAGAAAGAATCCAAAATAAATTCTCACCGTCTTGCCCTTAAGGTTGCAGGTGTTTTGGAAGAAGCAAGAAAGCAATCTGGAATAATTTTTAATGATAACTAA
- a CDS encoding transposase — MFRAWSFIIFSKDKIYRFLSSGEFCEKNFWLTIKPMLRSIQNNNACISVDDTIIEKPHTKENEVVSYCYDHTKSKCVKGINLLSMTYKTNDASLPINHRIIRKDEILTDSSSDKVKRKSVLTKNQHFRNMLKSSKANKVKYRYVLADSWFSSNENFKCIHKDLDKCFVFAVKSNRLFKLTGEDDSQYRKLSSFDFQPETA; from the coding sequence ATGTTTCGCGCTTGGTCTTTCATAATTTTCTCTAAAGACAAAATATACCGTTTCTTAAGTTCTGGTGAATTTTGTGAAAAGAACTTTTGGTTAACGATTAAGCCGATGCTTAGGAGTATTCAGAACAATAATGCCTGTATATCTGTAGACGATACAATTATTGAAAAACCACATACTAAAGAAAATGAAGTTGTTTCTTATTGCTACGACCACACTAAATCTAAGTGTGTTAAAGGTATTAATTTACTTTCTATGACCTACAAAACAAATGATGCTTCATTACCAATTAACCACAGAATTATTAGGAAAGATGAAATTTTAACAGACTCCAGTAGTGACAAAGTTAAAAGAAAATCAGTCCTTACAAAAAATCAGCATTTTAGAAACATGCTAAAGAGTTCCAAGGCCAATAAAGTCAAGTATAGATATGTTCTAGCAGACTCCTGGTTCTCTTCCAATGAGAATTTTAAGTGCATTCACAAAGATTTAGATAAATGTTTTGTTTTCGCTGTTAAATCAAATAGACTCTTTAAATTAACAGGAGAGGACGATTCTCAGTATAGAAAGTTATCATCTTTTGATTTTCAACCTGAAACAGCTTAG
- a CDS encoding oxaloacetate decarboxylase subunit alpha, which yields MGKLKITETCLRDGHQSLIATRLKTSEMLPILEKMDKVGYYALEMWGGATFDACIRFLNEDPWERLREIRKRVKNTKLQMLLRGQNLLGYRHYSDDVVDKFIEKSIKNGIDIIRVFDALNDYRNLEQSIKSINKYGGHCQGAIAYTTSKIHTVEYYVDKVKELENLGAHSICIKDMAGVLLPDTAYELIVKIKAVTDLPIELHTHCTSGIASMMYMKAIEAGVDIIDTAISPFSGGTSQPATEVFSHILKGDKRDPELDMQLLSEIADYFKPIKEKYRSEGILKAKVMDVEPKTLIYQVPGGMLSNLLSQLESQGAAHKYDEVLAEVPKVREDLGFPPLVTPLSQMVGTQAVFNVLLGERYKIIPTEIKNYVKGLYGQSPAPISKEMQEKIIGDISPITYRPADDIPPEFEKIKEEIGSLAKSDEDVLMYALFPENAKQFLQERAEHEIEEWTIAI from the coding sequence ATGGGAAAACTAAAAATAACTGAGACCTGTCTGAGGGATGGGCATCAGTCACTTATAGCAACAAGACTAAAAACATCGGAGATGCTGCCTATATTAGAAAAAATGGATAAGGTCGGCTACTATGCCCTTGAAATGTGGGGTGGGGCTACTTTTGATGCCTGTATCAGATTTTTGAATGAGGACCCGTGGGAGAGACTGAGGGAGATCAGGAAAAGGGTTAAAAATACAAAACTTCAGATGCTTCTTCGTGGTCAAAACCTTTTGGGCTATAGACATTATTCTGATGATGTGGTGGACAAATTCATTGAAAAATCCATTAAAAACGGGATAGACATAATAAGAGTATTTGATGCCTTAAATGATTATAGAAATCTCGAGCAATCGATAAAATCAATAAACAAGTACGGTGGTCATTGTCAAGGAGCGATAGCTTACACAACCAGTAAGATTCATACGGTAGAATATTACGTAGATAAGGTAAAGGAACTTGAAAATCTTGGTGCCCATTCCATATGCATAAAAGATATGGCAGGAGTTTTACTTCCAGATACTGCCTATGAGCTTATTGTAAAAATCAAGGCGGTCACAGACCTTCCTATAGAACTACACACACACTGCACAAGCGGGATAGCATCTATGATGTACATGAAGGCCATAGAGGCGGGAGTTGACATTATAGATACGGCAATCTCTCCTTTTTCAGGTGGAACAAGTCAACCTGCAACAGAGGTTTTCTCGCATATTCTAAAAGGCGATAAAAGAGACCCTGAGCTTGATATGCAGCTTCTTTCAGAAATAGCTGATTATTTTAAACCAATAAAGGAAAAATACAGGTCAGAGGGGATACTGAAGGCCAAGGTAATGGATGTAGAACCTAAAACCCTTATTTATCAGGTGCCAGGTGGGATGCTTTCTAATCTATTATCCCAGCTAGAGAGTCAGGGGGCAGCTCATAAATATGATGAAGTACTCGCTGAGGTTCCGAAAGTCAGAGAAGACTTGGGCTTTCCTCCACTTGTAACTCCACTCTCACAGATGGTGGGAACACAGGCAGTATTTAACGTACTTTTAGGAGAAAGATATAAGATAATTCCTACTGAAATAAAGAATTACGTAAAAGGCCTATATGGACAGTCACCAGCCCCTATAAGCAAGGAGATGCAAGAAAAAATCATAGGCGACATATCCCCTATAACTTACAGACCTGCAGATGATATTCCTCCTGAATTTGAGAAAATAAAAGAGGAGATAGGCAGTCTTGCAAAATCAGATGAGGACGTGCTTATGTATGCACTTTTCCCAGAGAATGCAAAACAGTTTCTTCAGGAAAGGGCAGAGCATGAGATAGAAGAGTGGACTATAGCTATTTAA
- a CDS encoding pyrimidine/purine nucleoside phosphorylase, with translation MFKTNDYFDGKVKSIAFESEKGSATIGVMAAGEYEFGTSTKEYMTVTSGKLTVKLPGTQEWKEYTPNETFIVEAGQKFDVKTDVESSYLCIYE, from the coding sequence ATGTTTAAAACCAATGATTATTTCGATGGGAAGGTAAAATCAATAGCTTTTGAATCAGAAAAGGGTTCTGCGACTATAGGGGTTATGGCCGCAGGAGAATATGAATTTGGAACTTCAACAAAGGAATATATGACAGTGACAAGCGGAAAACTAACTGTAAAACTTCCAGGAACCCAAGAGTGGAAAGAGTATACGCCAAATGAAACTTTTATTGTGGAAGCTGGACAAAAGTTTGATGTAAAAACCGATGTGGAAAGTTCTTATCTTTGCATATATGAGTAG
- a CDS encoding MurR/RpiR family transcriptional regulator translates to MKITDFDLTKKIMNIVNVLPPKQKKLANYILKNQKQCAFMTSTALGTAAKVSESTVIRFASSLGYKGYPAFQKDLRDFLKIELSTLEKFSIEKADSHGTAYEKIFESEVEIINSTLNEISAESFDAAVDALYEKDGILTVGFKGSFCLSSYAGYNLSKIHSNVQIIDEWNERWFNYLNDLNENTTALIFGFPRYPNNVVTIANILREKNCKIIVITDSVVSPLAEFADILLIIPVRKSFFVDHLAAVMCLINALIFSLSYKDKEKTEKYLQRFEKFANENNIFVKRS, encoded by the coding sequence ATGAAAATAACAGATTTCGATCTGACTAAAAAAATAATGAACATCGTCAACGTGCTACCTCCAAAACAAAAAAAATTGGCAAACTATATCTTAAAAAATCAAAAACAGTGTGCCTTTATGACATCCACCGCTCTTGGAACCGCTGCTAAAGTTAGTGAGTCTACTGTTATCAGATTTGCTTCATCTCTGGGATACAAAGGATACCCTGCGTTTCAAAAAGATTTGAGGGACTTTCTTAAAATAGAGCTTTCCACCTTGGAAAAATTTTCCATTGAAAAAGCAGATAGTCATGGCACTGCCTATGAAAAAATATTTGAATCTGAAGTGGAGATTATAAATAGTACCCTAAATGAGATATCTGCAGAGTCCTTCGATGCTGCTGTAGATGCCCTTTATGAAAAAGACGGCATACTTACAGTTGGGTTCAAAGGTTCTTTCTGCCTTTCCAGTTATGCAGGATATAATTTGAGTAAAATACATTCTAATGTACAGATTATAGACGAATGGAATGAGAGATGGTTCAATTACCTAAACGATCTAAACGAAAATACCACGGCACTGATTTTTGGATTTCCTAGATACCCCAATAATGTGGTCACTATCGCTAACATACTAAGAGAGAAAAATTGTAAAATTATTGTCATCACTGACAGTGTGGTATCACCTCTTGCAGAATTTGCAGATATTTTACTGATTATCCCTGTGAGAAAGTCCTTTTTTGTAGACCACCTGGCAGCTGTTATGTGTCTTATTAACGCCCTTATATTTTCTCTTTCATACAAGGACAAGGAAAAAACAGAAAAATATCTTCAAAGATTTGAAAAATTTGCCAATGAAAATAATATATTTGTAAAAAGAAGTTGA
- a CDS encoding CDP-alcohol phosphatidyltransferase family protein: MWSDLKKISNQITLLRFLFLFLMWLGVFQGKPTYYLAFGLILCGITDFLDGFLARKLDQITEIGSRLDSWADNFLLISGIIWTVMLLPEIFTENKLIFLSTLGAYITFLLIGFIKFGRFANLHLYLSKLSTLILYLFIVHAFFIGSYSKPLFYFTIGISFISAIEGIIIFLTSSEVNENIGTLIFNYMDDSNYVKIWFKKHFHNF, from the coding sequence ATGTGGAGTGATCTCAAAAAAATTTCAAATCAAATAACACTTTTAAGGTTTTTATTTTTGTTTCTTATGTGGCTTGGAGTTTTTCAAGGAAAGCCCACTTATTATCTAGCTTTTGGACTTATTTTATGTGGAATTACAGACTTTCTAGATGGATTTCTTGCAAGAAAACTCGATCAGATTACTGAAATAGGAAGCCGTTTGGATTCCTGGGCCGACAATTTTTTACTGATTTCAGGAATCATTTGGACAGTTATGCTGTTGCCTGAAATTTTTACAGAAAACAAACTTATTTTTTTATCTACTTTAGGAGCATATATAACTTTTTTACTAATTGGTTTCATAAAATTTGGACGTTTTGCAAACCTTCACCTTTATCTGTCAAAACTCTCTACCCTTATTCTTTATCTGTTTATTGTACATGCATTTTTTATTGGTAGTTACAGCAAACCCCTCTTTTATTTCACAATTGGAATATCATTCATATCTGCTATCGAGGGAATAATCATATTTCTCACCTCTTCAGAGGTAAACGAAAATATAGGCACTCTGATTTTCAATTATATGGACGACAGTAACTATGTAAAAATATGGTTCAAAAAGCATTTTCACAATTTTTAG
- a CDS encoding SDR family oxidoreductase: MNVIITGASSGIGRELLKIFVDNGHFVIAVARRKEKLEEIKKEFKEKVEIICKDISKLENINELCKELKDMRIDVDLLINNAGTGEYGFFYETDMKSHMKTLNLNIRGLTYLTRIFAEEMIKKGKGGIINVASTASFQSGGPLMGVYYASKAYVLSFTEALVEEMEYRGVRIMTLCPGPTSTEFKGMSSKRKGIEKFYVTTPRQVAESCYRDYFRGKNICIPGMLNKISIFITRFIPRRVQRKIVRKIQEKKKKLL, from the coding sequence TTGAATGTAATTATTACAGGGGCAAGCAGTGGAATAGGAAGAGAGCTCCTGAAAATATTTGTAGATAATGGCCACTTTGTAATAGCCGTTGCAAGACGTAAGGAAAAACTAGAGGAGATCAAAAAAGAATTTAAAGAAAAAGTTGAAATTATTTGTAAAGATATATCCAAACTTGAAAATATAAATGAACTTTGTAAAGAGCTTAAAGACATGAGAATAGATGTGGATCTGCTTATAAATAATGCAGGCACAGGGGAATACGGGTTTTTTTATGAGACAGATATGAAGTCTCATATGAAAACTCTAAACTTAAATATAAGAGGATTAACTTACCTGACCAGAATCTTTGCAGAGGAGATGATAAAAAAAGGAAAGGGTGGAATAATAAACGTGGCCTCTACAGCCTCATTTCAGAGTGGGGGACCTCTAATGGGAGTGTACTATGCCTCTAAAGCCTATGTTTTGTCCTTTACAGAGGCTCTCGTGGAGGAGATGGAGTATAGGGGTGTAAGGATAATGACACTTTGTCCTGGACCTACCTCTACAGAGTTTAAAGGAATGAGCTCTAAAAGAAAAGGAATAGAAAAATTTTATGTGACAACTCCTAGGCAGGTAGCAGAGAGCTGTTATAGGGATTATTTTAGAGGTAAAAACATCTGTATACCAGGTATGTTAAATAAAATTAGTATTTTTATAACTAGGTTTATCCCCAGAAGGGTTCAGAGAAAAATAGTCAGAAAAATTCAGGAAAAGAAAAAGAAACTTTTGTAA
- a CDS encoding lysophospholipid acyltransferase family protein: MKHKIEYLIILFFIKILCILPEKIRFKIAEFFAIVGYKFIKKRRIITLANLKMAFPDKSQEKIKKIALDSYKIMSKAFLSSLWFEEYLKEEGNVTIENMEVLDKAYSKGKGVIVACMHMGNMEASLKVAEKYHIVTVAKKQRNPYLDRLITKNRERINITLLKKSKRTSRELMKHIKRKDIIALFSDHRDKGATVNFFGETTIAPTGAVFLALRNDLPLIWTFNILNPDNTCTTKIVEEIQMIKTGNFKEDVQSNTQLLINKMEKIISIYPEQWMWFHDRWRLSKKIK, from the coding sequence ATGAAACACAAAATTGAATACTTAATTATACTTTTTTTTATAAAAATTCTCTGTATTCTTCCCGAAAAAATAAGATTTAAAATTGCAGAATTTTTTGCAATAGTTGGATATAAATTCATAAAAAAAAGAAGAATTATCACTTTAGCTAACTTAAAAATGGCTTTCCCTGATAAGTCCCAGGAAAAAATCAAAAAAATAGCTCTCGATTCTTATAAAATAATGTCCAAAGCCTTTCTATCGTCACTTTGGTTTGAAGAATATTTAAAAGAAGAAGGTAACGTGACTATAGAAAATATGGAGGTGTTAGACAAAGCTTACTCAAAAGGAAAAGGTGTGATAGTTGCGTGTATGCACATGGGAAATATGGAAGCTTCCCTTAAGGTTGCAGAAAAATATCATATAGTCACCGTGGCCAAAAAACAGAGGAATCCATATTTAGATAGACTTATAACCAAAAACAGAGAAAGAATAAATATTACCCTTTTGAAAAAAAGTAAAAGAACTTCTCGAGAACTCATGAAGCACATAAAGAGAAAAGATATAATCGCCTTGTTCAGTGATCATAGAGACAAAGGAGCCACTGTTAATTTCTTTGGAGAGACAACTATTGCTCCAACTGGTGCAGTCTTTCTGGCTCTTAGAAATGATCTTCCTCTTATCTGGACATTTAATATTTTAAATCCAGACAACACATGCACGACAAAAATAGTAGAAGAAATCCAGATGATAAAAACTGGAAATTTTAAAGAAGATGTTCAATCCAACACCCAACTTTTGATAAACAAAATGGAAAAAATTATCTCAATATACCCTGAGCAATGGATGTGGTTTCACGACAGATGGAGACTTTCTAAAAAAATTAAATGA
- a CDS encoding fructose-1,6-bisphosphatase, whose translation MRDLDYLKLLSKQYPSVADVANEIINLKAILNLPKGTEHFLTDMHGEYEAFSYHLRSASGVLKFKIDDIFGHTLTMDEKKNLSTLIIYPEKRLKYVKEIYSGSMNEWYKVTIYRLITICKVVSSKYTRSKVKKALPFDFNYILDELLNIESKQLNKEKYYNEIVDTIVELERADRFIIAICGLIQKLAVDILHIMGDIYDRGPGPHLIMDQLMKHSNVDIQWGNHDILWMGAALGHQTMVAEVLRIALRYSNVECLEEGYGINLLPLGSLAMTVYKDDPCKEFLPKVSNEQFYEEKDQLLIARMHKAIAIIQFKLEGQLIKRKEEFKRTDRLLLDMVDYERGVLTVDGEEYPLTSCNFPTIDPASPYILTKDEKDVIDKLSSYFKNSEKLQKHIYYFYTNGSLYLKYNGNLLYHGCILLDEKGDYLNAFIEGKKYKGVELLDKYEELTRRAYFTRKESDIDWLWYLWTGRKSPMFAKEKMATFERYFTRDKKLHEEKLNPYFKYREDEAICRKILESFDLDPDNGHIITGHTPVKVKKGESPLKANGKLLVIDGGMSRAYQNTTGIAGYTLMYNSWGLRLVSHHPFTSEDEIVREGVKINSNIDVLQKTNRKTVGDTDIGKKLLSEIDDLKELMEVYKSGQIQEGRKKIN comes from the coding sequence ATGAGAGATTTGGACTATTTAAAACTTTTATCAAAACAGTATCCCAGTGTTGCAGATGTAGCAAATGAGATAATAAATCTTAAGGCGATTCTAAATCTGCCTAAGGGGACAGAACATTTCCTTACAGATATGCACGGAGAATATGAGGCTTTTTCATACCATCTAAGAAGTGCTTCAGGAGTTTTAAAATTTAAGATAGATGACATTTTTGGACATACATTGACTATGGATGAAAAAAAAAATCTGTCAACTTTGATAATATATCCTGAAAAGCGTCTTAAATATGTGAAAGAGATTTACAGCGGCTCTATGAATGAATGGTACAAGGTAACTATCTACAGGCTTATTACAATCTGCAAAGTAGTTTCATCGAAATATACTCGTTCTAAAGTAAAAAAGGCCTTACCCTTTGATTTTAACTATATTCTTGATGAACTTCTTAATATTGAAAGTAAACAATTGAATAAGGAAAAATACTATAATGAAATAGTGGATACAATAGTAGAATTAGAGAGAGCTGACAGGTTTATTATAGCTATATGTGGACTGATACAGAAGTTAGCAGTGGATATACTTCACATCATGGGAGATATATATGACAGGGGTCCCGGTCCACATCTCATAATGGACCAGCTTATGAAACATTCAAATGTAGACATTCAATGGGGAAACCACGATATATTGTGGATGGGAGCGGCTCTAGGACACCAGACAATGGTAGCGGAGGTCTTGAGAATAGCACTCAGATACAGCAATGTAGAATGCCTAGAAGAGGGTTATGGAATAAATCTCCTTCCTTTGGGTTCCTTGGCTATGACAGTGTATAAAGATGATCCCTGCAAGGAATTCTTGCCAAAGGTAAGTAACGAACAGTTTTATGAGGAAAAAGACCAGCTTTTGATTGCTAGGATGCATAAGGCGATAGCAATAATACAGTTTAAACTAGAAGGGCAGCTAATTAAGAGAAAAGAGGAATTTAAGAGGACAGACAGGCTCCTTCTGGATATGGTGGACTATGAACGTGGGGTTCTCACAGTAGACGGGGAGGAATACCCTCTCACTAGCTGCAATTTCCCTACAATTGACCCTGCTAGTCCCTATATACTTACCAAAGATGAAAAAGATGTAATCGACAAGCTGTCTTCTTATTTTAAAAACAGTGAAAAACTACAAAAGCACATATATTATTTTTATACAAATGGAAGTCTCTACTTAAAATATAACGGGAACTTACTATACCACGGGTGCATACTTTTGGATGAAAAGGGTGACTACCTCAATGCTTTTATAGAGGGAAAGAAGTATAAAGGTGTGGAACTTCTAGATAAATATGAGGAGTTAACTAGAAGGGCGTACTTTACAAGAAAAGAAAGTGATATAGATTGGTTGTGGTATTTATGGACTGGTAGAAAATCGCCGATGTTTGCCAAGGAAAAAATGGCAACTTTTGAAAGGTATTTTACTAGGGACAAAAAACTTCACGAAGAAAAACTAAATCCATATTTCAAATACAGGGAAGATGAAGCCATCTGCAGAAAAATACTTGAAAGTTTTGATCTCGATCCGGATAATGGACATATAATAACTGGACATACTCCCGTGAAGGTAAAAAAGGGAGAGAGTCCTCTGAAGGCCAACGGAAAACTTTTGGTTATAGATGGTGGAATGTCTAGGGCATATCAAAATACAACGGGCATCGCAGGGTATACATTGATGTATAATTCTTGGGGATTGAGACTGGTATCACATCATCCCTTCACATCTGAAGATGAAATAGTAAGAGAAGGAGTAAAAATAAATTCCAATATAGATGTTTTGCAAAAGACAAATAGAAAAACAGTAGGTGACACTGATATAGGAAAAAAATTACTTTCTGAGATAGATGATTTAAAAGAACTTATGGAAGTATACAAAAGTGGTCAGATACAAGAGGGAAGAAAAAAAATAAACTGA